The Candidatus Koribacter versatilis Ellin345 genome has a segment encoding these proteins:
- a CDS encoding PadR family transcriptional regulator translates to MGNKPLDLLQGTLDMLILKAVSLGPLHGYGVLLRIQQISGQQLEIQQGSLYPALYRLEHQGAIASEWGESENNRRAKYYELTTSGRAMLRSETAKWNRMSAIIGGILQAAPEEV, encoded by the coding sequence ATGGGAAATAAGCCGCTCGATCTTCTGCAAGGCACATTGGACATGCTCATCCTCAAAGCTGTATCGCTGGGGCCGCTGCATGGGTATGGGGTTTTGCTGCGCATTCAGCAGATTTCCGGGCAGCAACTGGAGATCCAGCAGGGGTCGTTGTATCCGGCGTTGTACCGGCTGGAGCACCAGGGGGCGATTGCTTCCGAGTGGGGCGAGAGTGAGAACAATCGTCGCGCGAAGTATTACGAGCTGACCACCTCGGGGCGGGCGATGCTGCGCAGCGAGACTGCCAAGTGGAACCGCATGAGCGCAATCATTGGCGGCATTTTGCAGGCTGCGCCGGAGGAAGTATGA
- a CDS encoding nucleotidyltransferase domain-containing protein produces MSASQYSELIARTERLVNAEWTTIRQCDSASQEIRSQVAEVLQRQFERLGSTDTAFVVYGSLARGEWTSGSDLDWTFLIDGQANSDHLRIAQEVGRVLESRFPKPGATGTFGNLTFSHEVVHRIGGVHDTNINTTQRVLLLLESAGVPLAAKGAYERVIRAVLNRYLEEDERLSKNGRFKVPRFLLNDIVRFWRTMAVDFASKQRERGGEGWGIRNAKLRMSRKLIFAAGLLICFSCVLDDELNGQIGSSVEENRLILVDHLKKQTMKTPLELLAETVQKFSIPHEHIRKLFDSYNHFLSILSDEAKREELKQLRIEDAEKSAVFHKEVRPISTEFQVALNAIFLDNELIGDLTRRYAIF; encoded by the coding sequence ATGTCCGCTTCGCAATACTCAGAGCTGATCGCTCGCACCGAACGACTAGTGAACGCAGAATGGACGACAATTAGGCAATGCGATTCTGCTTCACAAGAAATTCGCTCACAAGTTGCGGAAGTTCTTCAAAGGCAATTCGAAAGGCTCGGCTCGACCGATACTGCGTTCGTTGTCTACGGATCACTTGCACGCGGCGAGTGGACGTCGGGAAGTGACCTCGACTGGACATTCCTGATTGACGGACAAGCGAATTCCGATCATCTCCGGATTGCGCAAGAAGTCGGCCGGGTATTGGAATCGCGCTTTCCGAAACCAGGCGCTACGGGCACGTTTGGCAATCTCACATTTAGCCATGAAGTCGTGCATCGGATAGGTGGCGTCCACGACACGAACATAAATACAACTCAACGTGTTCTTTTACTCTTGGAGTCAGCGGGTGTACCTCTTGCTGCGAAGGGCGCATACGAACGGGTGATCAGAGCCGTATTGAACCGTTACTTGGAAGAGGACGAGCGATTGTCCAAAAACGGAAGATTCAAAGTGCCACGATTTCTTCTCAACGACATCGTGCGTTTCTGGAGGACGATGGCCGTTGATTTCGCAAGTAAACAGCGGGAGCGCGGCGGAGAAGGATGGGGTATTCGGAATGCAAAGTTGCGGATGTCTCGCAAATTAATTTTCGCTGCTGGATTGCTGATTTGTTTTAGCTGCGTGCTTGATGACGAACTCAACGGGCAAATCGGTTCTTCGGTAGAAGAAAACCGATTGATCCTCGTCGATCACCTGAAGAAGCAAACGATGAAGACACCGTTGGAACTGTTGGCGGAAACCGTCCAAAAATTCAGCATTCCTCACGAGCACATTCGTAAGCTGTTTGATTCCTACAATCACTTCCTGTCAATCCTGTCGGACGAGGCTAAGCGCGAGGAATTGAAACAGTTGCGAATCGAAGACGCAGAGAAAAGTGCCGTTTTCCACAAGGAGGTGCGTCCAATTAGTACTGAATTCCAGGTTGCACTGAACGCAATCTTTCTCGACAATGAACTCATCGGAGATCTCACCCGCCGATACGCGATATTTTAA
- a CDS encoding TIM barrel protein gives MRLIGFSTGAIALSDVDLALRILSTSKSTAIEVSALRESELDPLIRRLDTIRPQLEKYKHVSFHAPSAIRRDQERHVVLVLRSIAELGWSIIVHPDVIFTPELWRTLGDSLCIENMDKRKPIGQTADDLKPYFDSLPEAGFCLDLGHARQVDATMSEAVQLLRMYQSKLRQVHISEVNSSSHHDPLTREAIMAFHRVAHLIPENTPVILESRVPENLVDAEIASALATLALPRALATA, from the coding sequence ATGAGATTGATTGGGTTCTCTACTGGCGCCATTGCCCTCAGCGACGTAGACCTAGCGTTGCGAATCCTGAGCACGAGCAAATCGACTGCAATTGAGGTTTCGGCTTTACGTGAATCCGAATTGGATCCGCTCATTCGAAGACTGGACACAATTCGACCACAACTCGAAAAATACAAGCACGTGTCATTCCACGCGCCTAGCGCAATACGTCGAGATCAGGAGAGGCATGTCGTTTTAGTCCTGAGATCGATTGCCGAACTTGGTTGGTCCATTATTGTTCATCCGGATGTGATATTTACCCCAGAGCTGTGGCGAACGCTAGGCGACTCGCTCTGCATTGAAAACATGGATAAAAGAAAGCCGATCGGGCAAACTGCCGATGATCTGAAGCCGTATTTTGATTCGCTTCCGGAAGCAGGTTTTTGTCTCGATCTGGGTCACGCCCGACAGGTAGACGCAACAATGAGCGAGGCTGTGCAATTGTTGCGGATGTACCAGTCAAAGTTGCGTCAGGTCCACATAAGCGAGGTGAACTCATCGAGTCACCACGACCCGCTCACTAGAGAAGCGATAATGGCATTTCATCGGGTCGCTCACCTCATACCGGAAAATACTCCAGTGATTCTCGAGAGTCGGGTGCCGGAGAATTTGGTGGACGCCGAGATAGCGAGTGCACTTGCGACGCTGGCACTGCCGCGAGCGTTGGCGACCGCGTAG
- the purF gene encoding amidophosphoribosyltransferase: protein MIEETDDLFDKLHEECGVMAIYNHPEASKLAYLGLYALQHRGQESAGIASADGIQIYRHKAMGQVSDIFTAEVLAKLPGRLAIGHTRYSTSGDSALLNAQPISVECNKGRIALAHNGNLVNAHEIRAKFEAQGSIFQTTSDTEVVVHLIAQSREQTLEDAVADALRRIEGAFSLVMTTPDRIFAARDARGFRPLCMGRIPASEGRPETVVFASETCAFDLIGANYERDVKPGEMIVVGPEGIHSRYYAPALEQSSCIFEHVYFSRPDSLVFGRSVQASRDEMGRQLARESHVDADLVIPVPDSGVTAAMGYAAESGIPFQFGLIRNHYVGRTFIEPEQRVRDFGVKLKLNPVRALIEGKRVILIDDSIVRGTTSKKIVRLVREAGAKEVHMRISCPPTISPCFYGVDTPSKKQLIAANMTVDQIRDYVGADTLAYLSLEGLKKAAGEGDKTSYCTACYTGKYPTQLVDVHLEDLAAVEVKSE, encoded by the coding sequence ATGATCGAAGAGACCGACGACCTATTCGACAAGCTGCACGAAGAGTGCGGTGTCATGGCGATTTACAACCATCCTGAAGCCTCCAAGCTCGCTTATCTCGGCCTCTACGCCCTGCAGCATCGCGGACAGGAATCCGCCGGCATCGCCTCCGCCGACGGCATCCAGATCTACCGCCACAAGGCCATGGGCCAGGTTTCCGACATCTTCACCGCCGAGGTCCTTGCTAAGCTCCCCGGCCGCCTCGCCATCGGACACACCCGTTACTCCACCAGCGGCGACTCCGCCCTCCTCAACGCGCAGCCCATCTCCGTCGAGTGCAATAAAGGACGCATCGCCCTCGCCCACAACGGCAACCTCGTCAACGCCCACGAAATCCGCGCCAAGTTTGAAGCGCAAGGCTCCATCTTCCAAACTACATCGGATACCGAGGTAGTCGTCCATCTCATCGCCCAGTCCCGTGAGCAGACGCTCGAAGACGCCGTCGCTGACGCGCTGCGCCGCATCGAAGGCGCGTTCTCGCTGGTCATGACCACCCCTGACCGCATCTTCGCCGCCCGCGACGCCCGCGGCTTCCGACCGCTCTGCATGGGCCGCATCCCCGCCTCCGAGGGCCGCCCCGAAACCGTGGTCTTCGCCTCTGAAACCTGCGCCTTCGACCTGATCGGCGCCAACTACGAGCGCGACGTCAAGCCCGGCGAAATGATCGTCGTCGGCCCCGAGGGCATCCACTCCCGCTACTACGCGCCCGCCCTCGAACAGTCGAGCTGCATCTTCGAGCACGTCTATTTCTCGCGTCCCGATAGCCTGGTCTTCGGCCGCAGCGTCCAGGCCTCCCGCGACGAAATGGGACGCCAGCTCGCCCGCGAGTCCCACGTCGACGCCGACCTCGTCATCCCCGTCCCCGACTCCGGCGTCACCGCCGCCATGGGCTACGCCGCCGAAAGCGGCATCCCCTTCCAGTTCGGCCTCATCCGCAACCACTACGTAGGCCGCACCTTCATCGAGCCCGAACAGCGCGTCCGCGACTTCGGCGTAAAACTCAAGCTCAACCCCGTCCGCGCCTTAATCGAAGGCAAGCGCGTCATCCTCATCGACGATTCCATCGTCCGCGGCACCACCAGCAAAAAGATCGTCCGCCTCGTCCGCGAAGCCGGCGCCAAAGAAGTCCACATGCGCATCTCCTGCCCGCCCACCATCAGCCCCTGCTTCTACGGCGTCGACACCCCCAGCAAGAAGCAGCTGATCGCCGCCAACATGACGGTCGACCAGATCCGCGACTACGTAGGCGCCGACACCCTCGCCTACCTAAGCTTGGAAGGCCTGAAAAAAGCCGCCGGCGAAGGCGACAAGACCAGCTACTGCACCGCCTGCTACACCGGCAAATACCCCACACAGTTGGTCGATGTGCATTTGGAAGACCTGGCGGCGGTCGAGGTTAAGAGCGAGTAG
- a CDS encoding ATP-binding protein, producing the protein MRYSHPNDPNAGRLIESLRHLGYGNYEAVADIVDNSIDADAQNINIRVQTKSNQIIISIADDGRGMSKSILDQAMRLGSLTDRNAESDLGKFGMGLVTASLSMAKKLHVVSRGDDGCWSSAWDVDEIVAQNAFLKHFEAATSDEEELLAEEIGKKKTGTLVLLSKCDNLANKNTSSFASNLRSHLGRVHRYFIGAGRVVTVNGEPVEAIDPLQLADPDTETVLDDVISVTLTDDGEKKTDNVRVRVVLIPESPVTDLDVGKSLKAQGFYVMRNQREVMNAAALGFFTKHNDFNRMRGELFFPGTLDRLVGIEFTKRQVEFEQSLQDQLNNVLIPVCRTIKRREATKKRVQSGEAQLKLHAQSMKVIAEKDKLLIKPKAVIEKRSSPRNGSGVQVDDALDTNKERKNFNRSQLVETRLNCVIREERLGPNGQIYECEMEGRKLVIRYNVEHPFYQRFVTDNMDEARAVTATDFLIYSMASAELKFLDEGDLEAVNNFKAVLSANLRTLLN; encoded by the coding sequence ATGCGGTATTCCCACCCGAACGACCCCAATGCGGGTCGCCTGATTGAATCTCTCCGTCACCTTGGCTATGGAAACTATGAAGCGGTAGCCGACATCGTTGACAACTCAATTGATGCGGATGCTCAGAACATCAACATCCGAGTACAGACTAAGTCAAATCAAATCATCATTAGCATTGCCGACGATGGGCGAGGTATGTCGAAATCCATCCTCGACCAAGCTATGCGCCTGGGATCGCTGACCGACCGCAATGCCGAGTCGGATCTCGGCAAATTCGGCATGGGGCTGGTGACAGCAAGCCTTTCGATGGCAAAGAAGCTACATGTCGTCTCACGTGGCGACGATGGGTGCTGGTCGAGCGCATGGGATGTCGACGAGATCGTTGCGCAGAATGCGTTTCTCAAGCACTTTGAAGCTGCAACATCCGACGAGGAAGAACTTCTAGCTGAAGAGATCGGTAAGAAGAAAACCGGAACGCTGGTGCTGCTTTCAAAATGCGACAACCTTGCCAATAAAAACACCAGCTCATTTGCGTCTAATCTGAGATCGCATCTTGGGCGCGTACATCGCTACTTCATCGGTGCTGGTAGAGTTGTGACCGTGAATGGCGAGCCTGTGGAAGCGATCGATCCACTTCAACTCGCGGATCCAGACACGGAAACCGTGCTCGATGATGTCATCTCGGTAACATTGACAGACGACGGCGAGAAGAAGACTGACAACGTTAGGGTCAGAGTTGTGCTCATCCCGGAATCTCCCGTCACTGACCTCGATGTCGGCAAGTCTCTCAAGGCTCAGGGTTTCTATGTAATGCGCAATCAACGCGAGGTGATGAACGCGGCCGCCCTCGGGTTCTTCACCAAGCACAACGATTTCAACCGAATGAGGGGTGAACTGTTTTTCCCAGGCACTCTGGACCGCCTTGTTGGAATCGAGTTCACGAAACGGCAGGTTGAATTCGAACAGAGTCTTCAGGATCAACTAAACAACGTTCTGATACCGGTCTGTCGAACAATCAAAAGGCGCGAAGCAACCAAGAAGCGAGTTCAAAGCGGCGAAGCACAGTTGAAGTTGCACGCTCAATCGATGAAGGTCATCGCGGAAAAAGACAAACTTTTGATCAAGCCGAAGGCCGTCATTGAAAAGCGTTCATCACCGCGTAACGGCAGCGGTGTGCAAGTCGATGACGCTCTAGATACAAATAAAGAACGCAAAAACTTCAATCGTTCACAGCTGGTTGAAACGAGGCTCAATTGCGTCATTCGAGAAGAAAGACTCGGGCCGAACGGCCAAATTTATGAATGCGAGATGGAGGGAAGAAAGCTCGTCATTCGCTATAACGTTGAGCATCCCTTCTACCAACGGTTCGTGACCGACAACATGGATGAAGCTCGCGCTGTCACTGCCACCGATTTTTTGATTTACAGCATGGCTTCGGCGGAGTTGAAGTTTCTGGATGAAGGTGATCTGGAGGCTGTGAATAACTTCAAGGCCGTGCTTTCCGCTAACTTGCGAACGCTTCTGAACTAA
- the purL gene encoding phosphoribosylformylglycinamidine synthase subunit PurL, with amino-acid sequence MSAITPEVVKEHGFTPEEYQRILKWQGREPSMTELGIYSVMWSEHCSYKSSRVHLKRLPTRSKLVLQGPGENAGIIDIGDGWGCAFKIESHNHPSFIEPFQGATTGVGGILRDIFTMGARPFAVMDSLRFGPIKPDGQTDSATIHRNHSILEGVVGGVASYGNCFGVPNVGGEVKFEPCYNGNPLVNAFALGLVRQNEIFYAKASGVGNPVIYVGSKTGRDGIHGATMASEEFSEGSEAKRPNVQVGDPFMEKLLLEACLEAMQTGAVLGIQDMGAAGLTCSTCEMGARGCVGVEIELDHVPQRETGMTAYEIMLSESQERMLLVAEKGREHEVFAVFKKWGLDASHVGHVIGDAKMRVLHHGVVVAEIPNEALTDDAPLYHRPMEPWVSPLPKVKPASIAFGKKSDLTAEFQKLLASPNICNKSWVYEQYDSMVQTNTVEGPGLEAGVIRVKGTNRALAMALDGNGRWCYLDPKLGAMHAVAEAARNVACSGAKPLAATNCLNFGNPEKPPIMQQFAETIDGLTEACTALNTPITGGNVSFYNETLGEGIYPTPVIGIVGVLEDVHKAVQPNYRATNQALVLISGSPKQSQQDLEITIGSSEYAKELLGHVWGKPPALDIADEANLHKALAEIADHRLAASIKDISEGGIATTIAEPGFARGIGATIDLSSNGLAAELVLFSENASQAVISCDESNVEAIKQVAVKYGLQAQLIGHTAADKLEIRIDGRTVIAAPVTQLRDAWQNALKQALHAETPEHLVPELLQRS; translated from the coding sequence ATGTCAGCCATTACTCCTGAAGTCGTCAAAGAGCACGGATTCACCCCCGAAGAGTACCAACGCATTCTCAAATGGCAGGGCCGCGAGCCCTCCATGACCGAACTCGGCATTTACAGCGTGATGTGGAGCGAGCACTGCTCCTACAAGTCGTCGCGCGTGCACCTGAAGCGCCTGCCCACGCGGTCGAAGCTCGTGCTCCAGGGCCCCGGCGAAAACGCCGGCATCATCGACATTGGCGATGGCTGGGGCTGCGCCTTCAAAATCGAGTCGCACAATCACCCGTCGTTCATCGAGCCATTCCAGGGCGCGACCACCGGCGTCGGCGGCATCCTCCGCGACATCTTCACCATGGGCGCGCGTCCCTTTGCCGTCATGGACAGCCTCCGCTTTGGCCCCATCAAGCCCGACGGCCAGACCGACTCCGCCACGATCCACCGCAACCACTCCATCCTCGAAGGCGTAGTCGGCGGCGTGGCTTCGTACGGCAATTGTTTCGGCGTGCCCAACGTCGGCGGGGAAGTGAAGTTCGAGCCCTGCTACAACGGCAATCCGCTGGTGAACGCCTTCGCCCTCGGCCTCGTCCGCCAGAACGAAATCTTCTACGCCAAAGCCAGCGGCGTCGGCAACCCGGTGATTTACGTCGGCTCCAAGACCGGCCGCGACGGCATCCACGGCGCGACCATGGCCAGCGAGGAATTCAGCGAAGGCTCCGAAGCCAAGCGCCCCAACGTCCAGGTCGGCGACCCCTTCATGGAGAAGCTGCTCCTCGAGGCCTGTCTTGAAGCCATGCAAACCGGCGCCGTCCTCGGCATTCAGGACATGGGCGCTGCCGGCCTCACCTGTTCCACCTGCGAGATGGGCGCGCGCGGTTGCGTTGGCGTCGAGATCGAACTCGACCACGTCCCCCAGCGCGAAACCGGCATGACCGCCTACGAGATCATGCTCAGCGAATCTCAGGAGCGCATGTTGCTCGTCGCCGAAAAAGGCCGCGAGCACGAAGTCTTCGCCGTCTTCAAAAAGTGGGGCCTCGACGCCTCGCACGTCGGCCACGTCATCGGCGATGCCAAAATGCGCGTCCTGCACCACGGTGTGGTCGTCGCCGAAATCCCCAACGAGGCTCTCACCGACGACGCCCCGCTCTACCATCGCCCCATGGAACCGTGGGTCAGCCCGCTTCCCAAGGTGAAGCCCGCGTCAATTGCATTCGGCAAGAAATCCGATCTCACCGCCGAATTCCAAAAGCTGTTAGCGTCGCCCAACATCTGCAACAAGAGCTGGGTCTACGAGCAGTACGACAGCATGGTTCAGACCAACACCGTGGAAGGCCCGGGCCTCGAAGCCGGCGTCATCCGCGTGAAGGGCACCAACCGCGCCCTCGCCATGGCCCTCGACGGCAATGGCCGCTGGTGCTATCTCGACCCGAAACTTGGCGCCATGCACGCCGTCGCCGAAGCCGCCCGCAACGTCGCCTGCTCCGGCGCAAAGCCTCTTGCCGCGACCAATTGCCTGAACTTCGGCAACCCTGAAAAGCCGCCCATCATGCAGCAGTTCGCGGAGACGATCGACGGCCTGACCGAAGCCTGCACCGCGCTCAATACGCCCATCACCGGCGGCAACGTCAGCTTCTACAACGAGACCCTCGGCGAAGGCATCTATCCCACGCCGGTCATCGGCATCGTTGGCGTCCTCGAAGACGTGCACAAGGCCGTCCAGCCAAACTATCGGGCCACGAACCAAGCGCTGGTCCTCATCTCCGGCTCGCCCAAACAGTCGCAGCAAGATCTCGAAATCACCATCGGCTCCAGCGAATACGCGAAAGAGCTCCTCGGCCACGTCTGGGGCAAACCCCCCGCGCTCGACATCGCCGACGAGGCCAATCTCCACAAGGCTTTAGCCGAGATCGCCGACCACCGCCTCGCCGCTTCCATCAAAGACATCAGCGAAGGCGGCATCGCCACCACAATCGCCGAGCCCGGCTTCGCCCGCGGCATCGGCGCCACCATCGACCTGAGCTCCAATGGCCTTGCCGCCGAACTGGTCCTGTTCTCCGAGAACGCTTCGCAGGCGGTTATTTCCTGCGACGAAAGTAATGTCGAAGCAATCAAACAAGTAGCCGTAAAATACGGCCTCCAGGCACAGCTCATCGGGCACACCGCTGCGGACAAGCTAGAAATCCGCATCGACGGCCGCACCGTCATCGCTGCTCCCGTCACCCAATTGCGCGACGCCTGGCAGAACGCACTCAAGCAAGCGCTCCACGCCGAAACCCCCGAGCACCTCGTGCCCGAACTTCTGCAGCGGAGCTGA
- a CDS encoding type II toxin-antitoxin system PemK/MazF family toxin: protein MSTAYVPEAGDIVFLNFDPQVGREQAKRRPALVLTDLRYNRASGLAVVCPLTSKRKPYPFALPVTVDGVEGAVLVDQLKSMDWTGRRATFHSKITPALFKKVRQYVAVLLSLREA from the coding sequence GTGAGCACCGCCTATGTTCCCGAGGCTGGTGACATTGTTTTCCTGAATTTCGATCCGCAAGTGGGGCGAGAACAAGCCAAGCGTAGGCCAGCGCTGGTGCTGACGGATCTGCGGTACAACCGGGCGAGTGGATTGGCCGTGGTCTGCCCGCTGACGAGCAAGAGGAAGCCATATCCTTTTGCGCTGCCTGTGACCGTCGATGGGGTAGAGGGTGCCGTGCTCGTCGATCAACTCAAGAGCATGGATTGGACGGGGCGACGCGCGACCTTCCACTCGAAGATCACGCCGGCGCTTTTCAAGAAGGTACGACAGTATGTCGCGGTGTTGTTATCGCTGCGGGAAGCGTAA
- a CDS encoding AbrB/MazE/SpoVT family DNA-binding domain-containing protein, whose amino-acid sequence MRAQMLKWGNSLAVRIPKAVAEQAKLAEGDALELEVASDGTVQLQRAGKTPTLSQLVAQITPENRYEETPWGADVGKEKVEW is encoded by the coding sequence ATGCGCGCGCAAATGTTGAAGTGGGGGAACAGTTTGGCGGTTCGGATTCCGAAGGCGGTTGCGGAGCAGGCGAAGTTGGCGGAAGGCGATGCGTTGGAACTGGAAGTTGCTTCGGACGGGACAGTGCAGCTTCAGCGTGCGGGAAAGACTCCGACCTTGTCGCAATTGGTAGCGCAGATCACGCCGGAGAACCGCTACGAAGAGACGCCGTGGGGCGCTGACGTGGGCAAGGAGAAAGTCGAGTGGTGA